The genomic stretch GGCCGCTATCCGCACTCTGCTTGAATTCCTCAAGAGAGACAAAGGTTTGTTTAGCTCCAGTATTGTTTTGCTATGCATGCAGATCTTTACTTGTACGAGTGTGAACATACCACCCTAAAAGCCCTGCTTTCAAAACCCTCATCAATTATatctatgttgttgttttcagtaaaatgtatttcaaatatGGCTTgtagttgttttaaaaaaaaatagagaaacatTTCAATAATGTTTAGTTCATATTTTACTACCTCTTATGAGGTACCCcgtcttttacatttaaaaaaaacaaaaaactgcttGTTATGTCTACATTTCTGATGCCTGCTCCCTTCAGGTGAAACCATCCTGGGCCTGAGGGAGAGCCTGAAGTGGGCCACAGACTGCCTGACAGGAGTGGACTCCTCAGTGGCTGTGTCCTCAGGAGGAGAGCTCTTCCTGCGCTTCATCAGTCTCACGTCACTGGAGCATCAGGTGAGCAGAAaaataccaacaaaaaaaaaagaaagaagtcctGCAGTCTTCAATACATAAAAACAGGGGCGTCATGCAAGCCGAAATTGGGGGCTAAAATCAGTCAGATTAGGcgtctttctaaaaaaaaaaagaaaagggattaacatttattattaaaggCATAAGGGTATTCAGTCTGAAGAAACCTGAGTCAAATAATGTCTCTCATTTTTTCTAGATTTTCTTATCAGATCTCTTCCATAATGTGAACTACAAAAAGCCTGACTAAATCCAACACAGTGCTCTGACAAATTCTAACGAAAGCAGCTACTGTTATTTGGTTTTAATCATTATGAGGCTTTCATACCTGCCTACCAGAGATCAGCACCTTTACCTGTctgatgaatttaaaaatgagGATATAGGTTATAGTAGGGGTAGAAGGATaagcctgatttaaaaaaaaaaatttcataatataatattttacaaaagtacattctttaacaaaatactaagatgtggaaaaaaatcctTACAGAGTTGAAACAAATCTGAGGGGGTTCCAGCTCCCCAATTTGAATGTGCATGACGcatctgcataaaaaaaaaaaaaaaatcatcttatAGCAGCTTAAACTGCTTAAGCAATGTAAACTAGACAAAACAAGACCAaccttggtttaaaaaaaaaatgttagacTTAATTTGATGATCCGTTTGGCACATCAGTCTGTGCATTACATAGTTCTTTTATGTCTTCTTTACAGGTTGCTCCAAAGTGATTACTTAGAGAGGGTTTAATCAAGTTGTTCGAATTGAACTGAATTAGTCTCTGCCTCCGTCTGCAGGATCTGTCTCGCTGTAAgaaagtgatggaggagagaggggaactCTTTCTGGAGAAGATCTCGTTGTCCAGGACCAAAGTGGCTAAGCTCTGCCACACCTTCATAAAAGATGGAGCTGTAAGTGTATATTATTTCCACTCCTGTTTGTTAAATGTTAACAATAATGCAACAAAGGTGCAGATACtgtactaaaaaaaaagtcaggggTCATTTTGAGGTCTTCTTTGACCGATGAACAGAACCGTGACACCTTTTCAAGCAACTGATGAAAGAAAGGAATATCATTAACGGTAAAAAAGAATGACTGAAATACCAACAAGCTCTTCTTTCCCTCAGAAAATCCTGACTCATGCGTACTCCAGAGTTGTCCTCAGGGTGCTGGAGAAAGCTGCAGCTGAGAAGAAACGCTTCTCCGTCTATGTGACTGAATCGCAGCCTGACGCCGCCGGGTGAGCAAATACCGTCCGTAAAACTGTGTCTCAGTTCTATCCAGAAAGGACAAAGCGACTCATTGAATGATCCGTTCTTGTAAAAACGCAGGCGACAGATGGCAGACGCCCTTCGAAAACTCAATGTTCCAGTCACTGTGGTCCTGGATGCAGCTGTGGggtaaaaacatttactttaaaatcaTTTGGATCTACAACAGGAATACACCTCACGTCTTCAGCGTGTTTTCGTCTAATCTTTTTTTACAGGTATGTTTTGGAGAAAGTAGACCTGGTCATTGTCGGTGCAGAGGGAGTCGTCGAGAGCGGAGGAATCATCAACAAGGCGAGTTTCAATAGTCAAGTTCATATCAGGCTCTCTGTGGATAACTTTGTGGGACCAAAGAGCCGAGTTAAATCTTGTTTCAGCACTTTCCTATTAAAGAGGGGGAGTTTTCTAAAAGTCTTTTAACAGGTGCATGGGAGTGCTAGAAGCCCCTTTTACACTGGCAGTTTCTGGGAGGATATTTGTGTCCCTGGGTGGTGGAAAGTTGTTCAACCCTGATCTGCCATCAgtggtagtaacagaggtgtaACATCAGATTTGACGTAAAGAACAAAGCAAAAGGACAGCAGACCTGTGTTATGGCGCTGTCGCAGAATTACAATATGAGAAACAAAGGGGGCTGTATGTGTCTCCAGGAGTGACCGCGTCAGAATCTGATGAATTGCTTTGAGTGATGTCAATGGAATCAATGTGAATCAGGGTTGTATCGGGGGTCTGGAGTTATAagtgggtggctgtggctcagttggtagagtcgtcgcctatCAACCGAAAAGTCGAGGGTTCGATCtgcagctgagcaacatgtccgctgtggccttgggcaagacacttaaccctgcgttgctcccgctgcttcagtggcggtgtatgaatggatttgtgttgtacttactctctgatgtacgtcgctttggataaaaacgtctgctgagtgaattgtagaacaAATGCAAATTAGTCTCAAAAGTCTTTATTACAAATTAAGCGATGAAGCTGTTTTAGGCAGACGTAAAGCTGTTCAAGGACTTTTTTGTTAAAGATAGATGAAAAAGAAATTGTGATAATGTTTTTGCAGCTGTCTTCAGTGAGAAATTCCTCATCTGGCACATAACCTGCAGCAGAGTTAAGAGCACATTAAGAAACTAGACAGAAATAGTCAATCTTATTAATCAtggtctgctttgttttttttttagtcattaATAAATGCATCAGGTTaagtttcagtctgtttctttaccatcaaaactcctcacaggagctttaagatcTGAAAAACATACAGAGGAGTGAGGCGTTGTGAGGTCTTATACATCATAATAATTCAAAGAAAACTCAAGCAGACAAATGTGGAAGAGTATAAAGTTCTGAATTTCATGTTGAATGGATGGAGAGTGgctgaaaatgtaaagactgaATAAAAGTAAAGCATGTGATGCATCAGAGAGATCAACATTTCTCCTTCACTCCTGCAGATCGGCACGTATCAGACGGCCGTGTGCTCCAAAGCCCACAACAAACCGTTCTACGTGGTGGCAGAGAGCTTTAAATTTGTCCGTCTCTACCCGCTCAACCAGCAGGACGTCCCCGATAAATTTAAGGTATTTAACGTCAGGGAATTTCAAATCTGCATTGATCGTCTCTTTGAGTATTTCTTTTCACATCTTCTCCTCGTCCTCACTTCCACAGTACAAAGCCGACACCCTGAAGACCGTACAGAACCTTTCAGAGGAGCACCCAATGACTGATTACACGCCCCCTTCCCTCATCACCCTCCTCTTCACCGACCTGGGAGTCCTCACACCCTCAGCTGTCAGCGACGAACTCATcaagctttatttataaagaaaaaaaaaaaaactgtgcctCAGAACGCtcaataaaaatatcaaaaggtcaaagttttgggatttatttctgttttttttttttttttacacgttgTTTCATCagacttcctccacctcctcctctgggCCGTCGCATGAAGCtgcttctgttttgtgtttggactTTGGTCCACTTGTTACCCGATTCTCAAAGTCCTCCTCGCTGATTTTACCTTTCTTTAGTTTCTTGAGAAGGCGAGTGTCATTTAAAAGCTCCGCCATGTCTACATCTTCAATGTCGGAGTcctgcagacaaaaacacaaagtagagCTCTGAATTTATGTTGAACTTCTCATTCAAGACCACTTTTAAATCTCTGCCTCACGTACACATGACTGCATTTTTTCACAGTCTGATCTAGTGTCAGATTTCAGGAGTTCTGCTGGTTTGCATGTTCTACATTAAACAATTTGACCACTAccgtaaataaaaaaaaaaaaaacaagcccacGAGTTCTGAATTGGATGGTCACTGGTTGAGAAATACCTCATTGTGTTTCCTCTTGGCGGCGTTCTTCCTCCTGCGATCCTTTCTGCTCTTCTGTTTGGACCAGGACTTGTTCTTGATGAAGGTCCTTCTGGGAAGCGGCGGCTTGTCTTTCAGCTCGGCGAGCatcttctgtctctgtttctccctgTTCTTGTCCTTGTAGCGgattgtttctgtgtctatcgTTGTCTGGGTGAAACCAGGAAAATATTTGCCCCTCAGCTCAGGCATCTTGGGGAGGCGGAGGAGGGCGAATCCGCGGGCTAAAGTGGCATAATTCAGATCtagatggtaaaaaaaagtagcaTTAGATGACATGTTTATACTTTATGAATTCTGCTGAGTTTGTGCTGGGCAATAAAACAGAAGACATTCTCACCTTTAACTCTGAAGATGAGGCTACACTCGTGTTTGGCGTAGGCCTGGACGCAGGAGACAAAGGCTCTCATGCTTCTGTCGAACATGGCTCGGTCCGCCAGAGACATAGCCTGAACCTTCGGCAGCACGTCCACAACATCACCTATAGGGGGCATCGGCTGCAACGGGCACTGAGGAGAATACAGAGTGAACTTGACGTGTGAGGGCCGGACTGTGGAAGTGCGAGAAAACAACTCATGTTTTATCTGTGACCATGGACTGTTCAAGAACTTGAAGTAACCTCAGACTCTTTGAAGCACTGAGAAGCCAAAGCAGTAGTGTTTAAAAACCTGCTTCCTTTCTAATGTGGGAGAAAGACTTTAACAGTAGGACACAAAGTAATGGGTGAGGTATCTGCAGCTACGTCCTCTTAGAGACAGTCTACAGCTGAAACCTACATTAACAACATAAATGTCCAAAACTTACTTTCTGGTTGATGGACAGAAAAGTGACGTAGGACTCCTCCATTGGCAGCAGGAAAACGAGGGCGTTGCCTTGATTTCCAATGCGCGCTGTACGCCCACATCGATGCACGAAGGCACTGAAATATAGAGGAGAAACAAGAGATAAGTTGTTATCGCAGTATGAGCATTAACAATaagtctgaatttatcacaATAAATAGGACCTGCTATTTACAGTTACAGTATCTTATTGAATAAGATAAAGTATGTCACTTTTATAATACCAAACACACCATTCTATTTTAGCATTTTGCTTTCTCACCTGGCACTGCTTGGAGGATCATACTGCAACACCCAGTTCACATCAGGGATATCTATGCCTCTCGCCATGACGTCTGTGCACACCAAGATCCCACTGCAATGCAACGTGTGTAATATTTAATAAAGAAGAGTTCCACTTATACATAACCCGATTTTTGTTGCacctgcacacgcacacaaagtCTCACCTTTTCAGTGCGCGGAAGTCTGCAAAGATCTTGTTGCGTTTGTTCTTCATCTTGCCGTGGATGCAGTGGACCGTGACCTTCTTGATGAGCGTCTCGAGAGCTCGACCGTAGTActccacacacgcacacgtacTGATGAGGACAAAGACAGTTACTACACACTGACAGAAGAATGTTAAAATTGAAGACAAGTGACAATGAAATGCTTGGGGCAGTTTAATCTTGATTTTAGCATAAGAATTGATATTTTTCATCTATGTGTAGCTCCTGACATCTttgtgatattttcaggagATTCAGGGTAGTGGTGCACACAGACTGTTTCaataattaaacataaataagtCTTGATCATAGACTGTGTAAAAGGGTGGGTGAAACAACAGTCCCCTAAAAGcgaagccaaaagatttagagctccccctgtaGACTGGCTGAAGTATAGGTCATATATCCCGCCTCCtctatgttaacagatgggCAACGAGTCTTGCTTAAAAATGAGAATGCAcgtcaaataaaatgttctcaCACGCTCCGCTGTCCTGATGGTTAATTTTTATCATTCTGGTTtatgtttaaagttttatttttctaagAAATTTAGCTTAAACTAGTTGTTTGATGCAAAAACGAGCAGATGTAAAGacgtgattgacagctctgttaacAGATGTTGCTCATGCAGCGTTCTTAAGATATATAAGATaatcagagcagaggagaacCGGCCAGAGAAACCCAccgaacacaaacacaagagtcattTAACTTTCTAATTGTGAGTTTGTGCTTCAATCCGACTCTACAATTTGTTCCGCTGTGGACTGTGATGACTTGAGGGGATCTCTGATGCATTATGGgtaagttttgtgttttggttagCTGAAGGAGTGTGGCATCCACCAGCCAGATCCCATCTGTGCATGTCATGGCTCAAATTGACATCACCAGCAGAATATGCCAGTTAATGTATTGAAGGTACGTTGGCTTCAATTTTGTACACTGGATAAGAATGAGATGCATTGTCCATATTTCTAAACAGTCTTAATCGGGGTGAACAGATGTGGCCACACACGCAGCCCACCTTAACAATGttgagatattttcaggagtgcagtgcaTTAGTGAAATGGGCTTTTCAATAGATATCATTTAGTCCCCTGCTactaaaacacattcaaacatgcTGAATCTCTTCTATGAAAATGTACTGTCTGATGTTTCCGACAAGTTTaacacacctgaagaagaccaGATTCTTCTCGTGCTTGTGTTGCCGTAGAAACGCCACCAGGTTGTTGAACTTGTCTTCTGATTTACAGATCTGGAATGACATGGCTTGTGTTATTacaaaaatgattttggttGGCGGGTTGTTTTGGAATCAGGAATCAGACTAACTCACAGTGTAGTAGTTGGAGAGTCTGGAAGGTGTTTTCTGGACGGCGGAGGCAGCCACGCCCTTCTCTTTGACGGTGATACGTACGGGGTTCCTAAGCCCCGCCCTCACCAGCTTCTCCAGCTCCTGAGTCTGAGTGGCTGAAAACAAACCTGTACGTCTCTGTTTGGGCAGGTAGTCCAGGATTGTGTTCAGACTGGAAATACAAATGTAGACACACGCTGTTAATAGTACAAAGACTGATTTatcctaataaaaaaaacaagtcagattTATGTACATCCATTAGCACAAGAAGCACGACAGGGCTTTGCATATCGAGCTAATTTCTTCTCCAACCAAAAACATAAATTCTGTACCTGGCTTCAAATCCCATGTCCAATAGTCTGTCGGCCTCATCGAGGACCAGCACCTCCAGACTCTTGACGGAGCCGGCCAAGTCCAGACCATCTGACTTTCTCCTGAACATGTCCTCCAGACGACCAGGCGTCGCTATCACAATGTTCgctctgaaacacacaagtGCAAAGATTTACAACAAGGTTATTATCATTATAGAAAACTGATTAAATGAAAACTTTTCCATGAACTGAAGTTAATGTATTTCCTAAATATGAGTGACAAATGATTTGTCTTTTGTAGAGGgttgtttttgtcctctctgtTCTGTTGGAATGCATTCTTCAAAATGGTATGATGTTTGGAGTTTCTATGACACGGTGCTTTTTCTGCGGGCCCTTTTGGATCTCGGCCCTGACAAGTGTCCCATATTAACAAAACACTAAAACTaacagtgacattttttttaaaactacacGAGAGGCACTGGTAGTCTAGTGGTTGGTacacacgccccatgtacggaggatGTGGTCCTCTAA from Labrus bergylta chromosome 17, fLabBer1.1, whole genome shotgun sequence encodes the following:
- the eif2b1 gene encoding translation initiation factor eIF-2B subunit alpha, producing MNEEELVEYFRAQMSKDPDMASAVAAIRTLLEFLKRDKGETILGLRESLKWATDCLTGVDSSVAVSSGGELFLRFISLTSLEHQDLSRCKKVMEERGELFLEKISLSRTKVAKLCHTFIKDGAKILTHAYSRVVLRVLEKAAAEKKRFSVYVTESQPDAAGRQMADALRKLNVPVTVVLDAAVGYVLEKVDLVIVGAEGVVESGGIINKIGTYQTAVCSKAHNKPFYVVAESFKFVRLYPLNQQDVPDKFKYKADTLKTVQNLSEEHPMTDYTPPSLITLLFTDLGVLTPSAVSDELIKLYL
- the ddx55 gene encoding ATP-dependent RNA helicase DDX55; translated protein: MDNATEGTWDSLPVKLNDSILQTLEELTFTHMTPVQSACIPLFMRNKDVAAEAVTGSGKTLAFVIPIIELLLKREEKLKKMQVGALVITPTRELALQISEVMEQFIQKFPQFKQILLIGGSNPIEDVEKFKEQGANIVIATPGRLEDMFRRKSDGLDLAGSVKSLEVLVLDEADRLLDMGFEASLNTILDYLPKQRRTGLFSATQTQELEKLVRAGLRNPVRITVKEKGVAASAVQKTPSRLSNYYTICKSEDKFNNLVAFLRQHKHEKNLVFFSTCACVEYYGRALETLIKKVTVHCIHGKMKNKRNKIFADFRALKSGILVCTDVMARGIDIPDVNWVLQYDPPSSASAFVHRCGRTARIGNQGNALVFLLPMEESYVTFLSINQKCPLQPMPPIGDVVDVLPKVQAMSLADRAMFDRSMRAFVSCVQAYAKHECSLIFRVKDLNYATLARGFALLRLPKMPELRGKYFPGFTQTTIDTETIRYKDKNREKQRQKMLAELKDKPPLPRRTFIKNKSWSKQKSRKDRRRKNAAKRKHNEDSDIEDVDMAELLNDTRLLKKLKKGKISEEDFENRVTSGPKSKHKTEAASCDGPEEEVEEV